A region of the Synechococcus sp. PCC 7502 genome:
GACATTTTCCAAGGATTCAGGCTTATAGGGATCATCAAACCGAGTCACAGTTTGCGCCCGCAATAGATAGCAGCCATAAAAAGAAGCACATTTGAGATTACTTAGAGATCGCACTACTTTAGCTTTTAATCGATCTAAGCCATAGTCCCGAATCATCACCCACAGTAAATGTAAAACTTCTGTATTCCCTTCGTAGTGGTGGGGAGCGAGAAATTCATTAATGCGATTGCGCCGAGCTTCATTATGTTGGAGTTTATCGTTAACTCGACCGAGAACTCCTTGGCAAGTACTGCACTGGGTCATGATTGGTAACTTCAACTCTTCCGCTAGGGCAATATTCCGAGCATTGACTGTATCTTCTAAAAATTCATCGGTTTCCTTAAAAGTACCTGAACCGCAGCAGGCAGCTTTTGTTAATTCTACTAACTCTATTCCCAATTTCTGGGCGATCGCCACGGTTGAACCATGTAACTCTTTACAAGCTCCTTTGGAGACACAGCCGGGATAGTAGGCATACTTGAGGGTTTTTTCAGTGGTCATCTTAAGCTGAGCTTAATTGTTTCAAGGGCATTATAGCTTTAATGCGATCATCGCCAACAAATCAACATCAAAGTAGCGATCTCCCTAAACGTCTATATTTTTGCATCACTAACCTTAATACTTAACAAGACTTGATAGTAATTAAACTTGTTTTAGGAATTTTAGGAACATAATGTTTGCAGATCTTCATCATTTTACGCGTAGAATTAGCAGAAGACTAACGTAAAAAATAAAATCTTTAACGTAGTGGAAGATTATCAATCTGCATTTCTTCAACGGCATCAAGACACTGAAATACTTTGTCAATCAGCACGAAAAGTTGCTGCTATGCACTTTGGCGGTGTTACCGTAGAATGTCTATTAAAATCAATGATCTTAGCCACATTACCAAGAGGTGCAGACAGAGAATGGAAAAATGAATCTAATAATCCTGGTCACACAATTACCAACCCAGGTCACGATTTTCAAGATGCACTAAAGAGACATAATCGTCTACGTGACAGGATTCAAAAAGTTCCTCAAGTTAGAAATTGGCTAGTTAAAGTTGAGAATCCTAATCAGCACTTCATAGATATGCGATATTCTAGCAACGAACTTAATGATACAGACTACAAGGAATGGCATTCTGCGTATAATAGTCTTATCGGATGGTTGCAAAAGCAGTTGACTACACTTTAGGAAAATCACTATGCAGGAAGTCTGGCAAGTATCGTTAAAGCATCAACTTATAGATATTTATGTACAGAACCCAAGTAGTGAATGGGCTGAAATAAATATTTCAACCTCTGGACTTTTAAATTTAACGATTGTAAGCGATCGCTTTAAGGGATTATCGTTCTCACAACGAAGAGATAATCTCCAAAATGTTCTTAATCAATTTAAAATATCTCAAGGTTTTATTTCCCTATACACAGTAGAAGAAGCGAGATCGTTGAATTTATCAGTACCTCCAATTACTAATGAAAATTCTATTAATAGTTGGCAAGATTTAGCTTTATTGGCAGCAAATCCCCAAAATCAAAGACCATCTTTAGAATCTGAACTTCGCACTCCTCGAACCATCACATTTTATTCTTTCAAAGGAGGCGTAGGACGAACAACAGCCTTAACTCATGTAGCTTGGATTTTGGCTATGAGAGGGCGGAAAGTGGTAGCTGTTGATTTAGATTTGGAAGCGCCTGGATTAAGTACGGCTTTTCGTTTAGATCCATCACCTGAATTTGGGATTGTGGATTATTTCTATGAGCGTTCTTATCAACCTGATGGAGTAGAGCCAAATGTTTTAATTACTAAAATATTTGGTGAAGTTACGATACCTGATGCAACGGGAAGACTTTTTATTGTTCCTGCGGGGGCTTTGACTCTAGACTACATTTCCAAGGTTGATGATCTACGGGCAGCCACAATTCTTGATAATGGTGAAACTCTATGGACTCTTTTTAGGCGAGAAATTCAAGAGCAGTTAAAGCCAGATGTTATTTTGGTAGATTCAAGAACAGGTATAAATGAATGGGGCGCTTTATCTCTACTACAGGCTGCGGATGAAGCAATTATATTCTTGTTCCCTAACGAGCAAAACCGACAGGGGATTGATCTGCTCCTAAAATCACTTAATTCGTTCGGCAAGTTATCAATCAATTTTGTCTTTTCTCCTGTTCCAGATCTCAGTGAAACTGGCATGAAAAAAGTTACAGAAATTTGGAAGTTATTGTCAGACGTTATAGAAAAAGAACCAAATATGGAGCAAGTAAATGAAACTGATTATGAAATTGCTGATCCATTTATAGTACCTTATCTCCCCCCTATTGCCCTAGCAGATCATTATCCTGTAACTGGACTATTAGACTATTACAACCGAATAGCTAATTTAATTGATGAAGATAACAACCAAAAGCGTTTAGGAGAGATATTAAATACAAAGGATAGTGATGAAAGATGGAGAATAATTGAAAGCCTTAACTTCCCAGCTTTAAATGCTGCTGATCCCAAAGCTAATCTTATTGACTTATTTCAGAAAACAGCTAATTTTGAAAAGTTTTTAGATGGAAGCACCTGTCTTATTAAGGGCAGAAAAGGAACAGGGAAGACTGCGCTATACTCGCTTCTACTAAATCATGAACCAAAAGCTAAAGAATTAGCTAATGGTCGTTTAGATGCTGTAACTTTTTTCTCTGGTCATGGCACATTTGATCAAAGCCGTCCATCGAGAGATGAGTTTCAATTTATTCATCGACAGCTAGGAGAAACTGGAACATGGGAAGCTTTGTGGAGAGCTTATTTGATTCTTAGATTATTTCAGTCTAGACAGTTAAATTTGGCTAGAGGAAATAACATTGAGAAGTTTAATAATTTGAGAAATACTTTATCGAATCTACCTATTGGAAGGTGGCAATCCGAGCATACTCAAGCATTAATTCAACTGACAAACGACGATAATTTTAGATTAATTGTGAAAGATGCTCTAGACTTATTTGGTGAGCAAAAAATCCAGATAAATCAGACTATTTGGATCTTGTATGATGATTTAGATGAAGATTTTTCTGAGAAAAATGGGGTTAGAGAGCAAGCATTAACTGGTCTATTTCAACTTATTCAAGCTTGTGACGCTCGCCGATTAACTTCAGTTAGATTTAAGATTTTCATACGTGAAGATATTTGGAATCGCTTAAACTTTGACAATAAAAGTCATTTTAATGGACGTGATCTTCTTCTAAAGTGGACGAGAGTTGATTTCTTACGCCTTGCCTTACGACAAGCTATGCAATCAAGAGCCTTCAAAAATTTAGTGGATATGACCTCACCTATTGAAAATATTGATACTGCCACTGAAGAAAATTTAAATAAAGCACTGGATTTACTGTGGGGTGTGCGTAGAAGAACTGGTACTAAGGCTAAGTATGTTCATAGATGGGTTTATGAACGCCTATCAGATTTAAGCGGCGCTACTTTCCCTCGAAGTTTAAGTGTATTACTTCAGGGAGCAAAAGAACATGAACTCAGTTACAAGGGACAAGCATCATTAAAATCACCATCTGATCGGTTAATTCGTGGTACATCTTTAGAGAGAGGTCTAGAAAAAGCGTCTGAAGAACGTTGTGATGCAATTAGACAAGAGTATCCAGACTTAGAAAGATTTTTTGAATCTTTAGAAGGTGTTCCAGCATTGCCTACCAAAGAAGAACTTTATGTAGTATGGCAACAAAGTTATCTAGATTCATATCCTGACTTTGATAACTTTTCTGGTTTTTTGAGCGATATAGGATTAGCTAAATGGCGTGAAAAAGAGATTCGATATGGCTTTGCCGATATCTATGTATATGGATTCAAAATGATTCGGAAGGGTGGAAGATAAATGTAGGGAGGCTTGCGCCCCCTATAAAAGCTAGTTCTAACTCCCACCGATAAGTGCAACATCGCGGGAGTTAGCTTCAAAGGCTGCATTATCACCATTCCAACCATTCGCTAACAGTAAAAATGCTCAAAATTTAACAGCAACTTTCTCTATAGGTTCCACAATCCAAAACTTGATTATAGACTGGCGATCTATATCTAAACGGGCTGACTCTCGATCAATTGCCGAAATCATCCACTAAGGCAAATCAACAGAAATAGGCTGAGTTTCTAAAGCAGGACGTTTTAATGTGGATAGATCGAATAAATCTAAGATATCTTCACCATCATCAAACTTTTTATCCAACTCTTCAGCTTTCATATAGCTTCACCTCATTTTCGCGCGATCACCTTACAGAAATAATCCTAACCACAGAACCTCGATAAGTCACAATTGCTGACTAGTTTTTGCCGTCAATCTTGCCAATGATCATAAAACGAGGCTTGTCTGTTGATAAAGTTTAGATTTCAACCCTATAGAGTGTATTTGAGATCTAGTTTTCTGCAAGCCTGATGAGCAATAGCCTGAGGAAACAGAGATTCAATTTTGTTGAAGCATTAAATAGAGTTTTCTCAAAGTTCTTAACTAAAATCTTACATCTTTCAACCCAAGCATTCGACCTTTCAATTACCCATCTTGCCTTGATAGGGACAAACCCAGACTTTCCAACTGATGCTTTTTCTGCTTTAGTGGGCTTGTCCGATAGTTCAAACTTGATTTTGCTCATAATTTGAGGGTAAATCTTCTCTAGCTCCTGCCTAATGCGGTCTGGATGATACCCGTTATCCAGCAAAATTGTAATCTTAGGGACATTCATAGGCTTGGACTTAAAGTAATCAATATTTTCTGTGAACATCTCAATTAGTCCTTGGTCATCACTTACATTTGCTTTTGTACAATGAGTGAAAAATGGAAATCCTAAACTATCAACTGCTAGGTGTCTTTTGATCCCGTTTGTGGCTTTGTAAAAGCAAAAAACTTTTGACTCCACTCCTGCATTGCAAGTATTCTTAACTGCCTGTGAGTCAATCATAATCAGGCTTGTCCATTTTCTGTTTTTTTAGAATGTTCTCTCACCATGCCATGCAGTTGTTTCATTATTCTTGTGATTACCCCTGCATCTCGCCATTGCTTGTAGTGCCAAAATACCGTTGAGTATGGTGGGAAGTCTTTGGGTAAATCTATCCAATTACAACCATTCTTTAGTTGGTATAGGATGGCATCGAGTATTTGTCTCTTTGTCCAATTAGATGGTCTGGTCTGCTTTTTCTGTGGTAACAATGGTTCTATGATTTCCCATGCTTTGTCTGTTAAGTCGCTTGTGTAAGCCATTTTGGGTTTATACTACCATTTCTAGATGTCAAATAGGCTCTATAACAATCATTCCATGGCATTTTTGCCTTTTCAAAGTCGATTCCATGCTTCGATTGACTAATCTGACTTTTTACTAGATCGTACTAAAATCGCACAACTTTATTCAGGCTACAATAAATAATCTTCAAAATTAATGCGATCCCTTACAAAAACAGAAGAGTATATGGCTTTAGATTTAAACTCTATTCAATTTCTAGAAGCGATCGCCCAATTTAACAAACAAGAATTCTATACCTGCCACGATCTCTTAGAAGCAATATGGATGGATGCTTATTATCCAGAAAAAACTTTTTATCAAGGATTATTGCAAATTGCAGTGGGGCTTTATCACCTTGGAAATTCCAATTACAAGGGCAGCATGATTTTACTGGGTGAAGGCATAGGTCGGCTTAGGGACTTTCAGCCAGAATACAAAGGGGTAAATGTCAGTCAACTAATTCAAGACAGTGCTGAACTGCTGAGCAAAATCCAAAAATCAGGTAAAGGGGAACTAGAAAGCAAAATTCTCAAATTGCCTGAAATTGTTTATATTTCTAGTGATGAAGAGCCATAGATTAGAATTTTTCCAGCTTTGGGGTCGTGGGGTAGTTTAGCAATGCAGGCAGGGCACCGAAATTGCCACTATAACAATATACAAAATTGTTTTTGATAATTTTCGGGTGTGCAAAAATTGGGTATATCTCTCCCTAATAGCCAAATATTGTTCTTTTTGAGTAGAAGATAAAGGACAGTTTCGCAGAACCCGCACCAAGTCTTTATAAATGTATCCCGATCTAAAAAAATAGGGTCTGATTTCCAAAAAACTCAAGGCATAGGTGATCGCTTCTTGATCACCCGAGCGCAATCTGCTTCTAACCCCATTAATCCCACCTAAAAAAGCTAGATCATTATATTGACAATGAAACTCCTTACAGGCTTGCTCCCAAATTTTCCATTCCTTTTCACTCCTATCTCGATATTTCCAAGTCTCATGGATGCGATCATGAAGTGAGACAATTTTTGCTGTATTGCTTATAATTTGGTGTTCGTAGGGTAAAACCATAGACGGAAATTATACCTGATCACCTGCGGGAACAAAAACAAGTGTATGCAGGTACAACTTCCAGTAACCTATACTTTTTCTAGTTTCTGAGTTGATACTAAAGCATGGTGTAACTTATTCAAAGCATCAATGTAGGCAGTGGCAGAAGCGACGATAATATCAGTATTTGCCGCATGACCAGAAAAAATTCCCCGTTCATG
Encoded here:
- a CDS encoding transposase produces the protein MIDSQAVKNTCNAGVESKVFCFYKATNGIKRHLAVDSLGFPFFTHCTKANVSDDQGLIEMFTENIDYFKSKPMNVPKITILLDNGYHPDRIRQELEKIYPQIMSKIKFELSDKPTKAEKASVGKSGFVPIKARWVIERSNAWVERCKILVKNFEKTLFNASTKLNLCFLRLLLIRLAEN
- a CDS encoding DUF309 domain-containing protein, whose protein sequence is MRSLTKTEEYMALDLNSIQFLEAIAQFNKQEFYTCHDLLEAIWMDAYYPEKTFYQGLLQIAVGLYHLGNSNYKGSMILLGEGIGRLRDFQPEYKGVNVSQLIQDSAELLSKIQKSGKGELESKILKLPEIVYISSDEEP
- a CDS encoding CoB--CoM heterodisulfide reductase iron-sulfur subunit B family protein — protein: MTTEKTLKYAYYPGCVSKGACKELHGSTVAIAQKLGIELVELTKAACCGSGTFKETDEFLEDTVNARNIALAEELKLPIMTQCSTCQGVLGRVNDKLQHNEARRNRINEFLAPHHYEGNTEVLHLLWVMIRDYGLDRLKAKVVRSLSNLKCASFYGCYLLRAQTVTRFDDPYKPESLENVFKTLGATPVYYDGRVQCCGWPISSYATNASFSMAGRHLSSAIAAGADCIVTPCPLCHLNLDSRQPEVEKVIGQKLGIPILHLPQLIGLGIGIAPATLGLDRHIVSTKPVLQILNAI
- a CDS encoding transposase; translated protein: MAYTSDLTDKAWEIIEPLLPQKKQTRPSNWTKRQILDAILYQLKNGCNWIDLPKDFPPYSTVFWHYKQWRDAGVITRIMKQLHGMVREHSKKTENGQA
- a CDS encoding ParA family protein, coding for MQEVWQVSLKHQLIDIYVQNPSSEWAEINISTSGLLNLTIVSDRFKGLSFSQRRDNLQNVLNQFKISQGFISLYTVEEARSLNLSVPPITNENSINSWQDLALLAANPQNQRPSLESELRTPRTITFYSFKGGVGRTTALTHVAWILAMRGRKVVAVDLDLEAPGLSTAFRLDPSPEFGIVDYFYERSYQPDGVEPNVLITKIFGEVTIPDATGRLFIVPAGALTLDYISKVDDLRAATILDNGETLWTLFRREIQEQLKPDVILVDSRTGINEWGALSLLQAADEAIIFLFPNEQNRQGIDLLLKSLNSFGKLSINFVFSPVPDLSETGMKKVTEIWKLLSDVIEKEPNMEQVNETDYEIADPFIVPYLPPIALADHYPVTGLLDYYNRIANLIDEDNNQKRLGEILNTKDSDERWRIIESLNFPALNAADPKANLIDLFQKTANFEKFLDGSTCLIKGRKGTGKTALYSLLLNHEPKAKELANGRLDAVTFFSGHGTFDQSRPSRDEFQFIHRQLGETGTWEALWRAYLILRLFQSRQLNLARGNNIEKFNNLRNTLSNLPIGRWQSEHTQALIQLTNDDNFRLIVKDALDLFGEQKIQINQTIWILYDDLDEDFSEKNGVREQALTGLFQLIQACDARRLTSVRFKIFIREDIWNRLNFDNKSHFNGRDLLLKWTRVDFLRLALRQAMQSRAFKNLVDMTSPIENIDTATEENLNKALDLLWGVRRRTGTKAKYVHRWVYERLSDLSGATFPRSLSVLLQGAKEHELSYKGQASLKSPSDRLIRGTSLERGLEKASEERCDAIRQEYPDLERFFESLEGVPALPTKEELYVVWQQSYLDSYPDFDNFSGFLSDIGLAKWREKEIRYGFADIYVYGFKMIRKGGR